In Bacillota bacterium, the following proteins share a genomic window:
- the scfB gene encoding thioether cross-link-forming SCIFF peptide maturase produces the protein MLQIEGYDFNSGIHKFQFNDYRILLDVNSGSVHLIDEITWDLLDALEQTRGNWLQARQALEKKYSVGEIEEVGAELQQLKNERVLFSFDDVPERINHDEPVVKSLCLNVAHDCNLRCAYCFGTTGNFGGPRGLMPLEVGQAAVDFLIAHSKARRHCEIDFFGGEPLLNMAVVKEIIAYARQRGRETNKEFRFTLTTNGTLLNSENQQYLNDEQVSVVLSLDGRKAVHDRLRVKANGSGTYQELLPLLLEFVASRGYQNYYIRGTYTRYNLDFAEDVKHLVGLGFDQISLEPVVAPAGTNYGLRLDDLPRLFAEYTELTRYYEETRKQGRPFTFFHFNLDLERGPCLPKRLSGCGAGHEYLAITPTGDIYPCHQFIGREGYKMGNLLEGGLVRTDLVAIFRGADIYRKPACRQCWARFYCSGGCHANAVAFNDNIFTPYQLGCALTKKRLECAIYLQVLHRLV, from the coding sequence ATGCTCCAAATAGAAGGTTATGACTTCAACAGCGGCATCCATAAGTTCCAGTTCAACGACTACCGTATCCTGCTGGATGTTAACAGCGGCTCAGTGCACTTGATTGATGAAATCACCTGGGATCTCCTTGATGCCCTGGAACAGACCAGGGGCAATTGGCTACAGGCCAGACAAGCGCTTGAAAAGAAGTATTCGGTTGGAGAAATCGAGGAAGTGGGAGCGGAGCTCCAGCAATTGAAAAACGAAAGGGTCTTATTTAGCTTTGATGATGTTCCTGAGCGGATAAACCACGATGAGCCGGTGGTTAAATCGCTCTGCCTCAACGTAGCGCACGATTGCAATCTTCGTTGTGCATATTGCTTTGGGACGACCGGGAACTTTGGTGGCCCGCGGGGATTAATGCCGCTCGAAGTTGGGCAGGCGGCTGTTGATTTTTTAATTGCCCACTCCAAGGCCCGCCGGCACTGCGAAATTGATTTCTTCGGCGGTGAACCTTTGCTCAACATGGCCGTAGTCAAGGAGATCATCGCCTATGCCCGGCAGCGCGGACGAGAGACAAACAAGGAGTTCAGGTTCACCCTCACGACCAATGGGACGCTGTTAAACAGTGAAAACCAACAGTATCTTAATGATGAGCAGGTCAGTGTCGTGCTTAGTTTAGATGGACGAAAGGCTGTTCACGATCGACTGCGCGTCAAAGCAAATGGTAGTGGGACATATCAGGAGCTGTTGCCACTGCTCCTTGAATTTGTCGCCTCGCGCGGCTACCAGAACTACTATATCCGTGGGACTTACACCCGATATAACCTGGACTTCGCCGAAGACGTCAAGCACTTGGTCGGGCTGGGTTTTGATCAGATCTCACTGGAACCGGTGGTGGCCCCTGCGGGTACCAATTACGGGCTGCGGCTGGATGATCTGCCCCGGCTATTTGCCGAGTATACGGAGTTAACCCGTTATTACGAGGAAACACGAAAACAAGGCCGACCATTTACCTTTTTCCACTTTAATCTCGATCTCGAACGTGGGCCATGCCTGCCCAAACGTCTGTCAGGTTGTGGGGCCGGCCATGAATACCTGGCAATTACTCCAACGGGAGACATCTATCCCTGCCACCAGTTCATCGGCCGAGAAGGGTATAAAATGGGCAACCTGCTGGAGGGGGGACTGGTGAGAACAGATCTGGTGGCCATTTTCCGCGGGGCAGATATTTACCGAAAGCCGGCTTGCCGGCAGTGCTGGGCGCGGTTCTACTGCAGCGGTGGCTGTCATGCCAATGCGGTGGCGTTTAACGATAACATTTTTACCCCTTATCAACTGGGATGTGCGTTGACAAAAAAACGTTTAGAGTGCGCTATCTATCTCCAAGTACTACATCGCCTGGTTTAG
- a CDS encoding peptidoglycan DD-metalloendopeptidase family protein, with translation MKELKENFIAAQIKFNNEVVKPWFRKTKRQLNKVRDRYPRQLIIVVMLVMIVVSVGIYYHTTKSALAVMVNGNEVGLVSSESIAKQAIEELKNKKSTALGGQVVQIADQITYTRTYGQRKELLSKGELEKLLEKQLRLVTTGAVVLINGEKRLAVANPTVGEQVLNRVKEYYASQIEGQEQLLAVTIEDKVEFKEETLAVNDILSPEQAVDLLINGADQTVKYKVKAGDSLWSIARAHGLLIKDLLDANPNLTEKLNIDQEISVVKVQPLLTVVTSVRGQGTEVIPYQVKVERDPNQWRGTETVKQAGTEGSKEVTYELVKRNGQTVERKIIEETIIKEPVDKVVVRGSKIMVASRGEDGGGKLGWPLRGNITSRYGFRGREFHPAIDIDGSTGDPILAAEGGKVTFAGWDGGYGRMVEISHGNGLTTRYAHCSAILVREGDEVSRGQIIAKVGSTGRSTGSHLHFEVRTYGVPRNPMNYLR, from the coding sequence ATGAAGGAACTTAAAGAGAACTTTATTGCTGCTCAGATTAAATTTAACAATGAGGTGGTTAAACCCTGGTTTCGCAAAACCAAGCGCCAACTAAACAAGGTGCGCGATAGATATCCCCGACAATTAATCATTGTGGTAATGCTGGTCATGATTGTGGTTTCTGTTGGTATATATTACCACACTACCAAAAGCGCCCTGGCGGTAATGGTTAATGGTAACGAGGTGGGATTGGTCAGTAGCGAGTCAATAGCCAAACAAGCCATTGAAGAGTTGAAAAACAAAAAGAGTACGGCGCTGGGTGGACAAGTAGTACAGATCGCTGACCAGATTACATACACGCGGACTTATGGACAACGCAAGGAGCTTTTGTCTAAAGGAGAACTCGAAAAGCTTCTGGAGAAGCAACTGCGGCTGGTTACTACCGGGGCGGTAGTGTTGATCAATGGAGAAAAACGTCTGGCGGTAGCTAATCCAACAGTTGGGGAACAGGTTTTAAACCGGGTCAAAGAGTATTACGCCAGCCAAATAGAAGGACAGGAACAGCTCCTGGCCGTTACCATCGAAGATAAGGTGGAGTTTAAAGAAGAGACTTTAGCCGTTAACGACATTCTCAGTCCGGAGCAGGCCGTGGATCTTTTGATCAACGGAGCGGACCAGACAGTCAAATACAAAGTAAAAGCGGGTGACTCGCTCTGGTCGATCGCCCGAGCACACGGTCTACTGATAAAAGATCTCCTCGACGCTAATCCGAATTTGACGGAGAAACTGAATATTGATCAGGAAATAAGCGTGGTGAAAGTCCAACCGCTACTCACGGTGGTTACCAGTGTGCGCGGCCAGGGGACAGAAGTGATCCCCTATCAGGTAAAGGTTGAACGGGACCCCAATCAATGGCGAGGCACCGAGACTGTTAAACAAGCGGGGACGGAAGGGAGTAAAGAGGTTACCTACGAACTGGTCAAGCGAAATGGCCAGACGGTTGAACGTAAGATTATCGAGGAGACGATAATCAAAGAACCGGTTGATAAAGTGGTTGTGCGGGGCAGTAAAATAATGGTGGCCTCCCGGGGTGAAGACGGAGGCGGTAAACTTGGCTGGCCTCTGCGGGGAAACATTACATCTCGGTATGGCTTCCGGGGGCGTGAATTCCACCCCGCTATCGATATAGATGGTTCGACCGGCGATCCTATTTTAGCTGCTGAAGGCGGCAAAGTCACGTTTGCTGGCTGGGATGGTGGGTACGGGCGAATGGTGGAAATCAGTCACGGTAACGGTCTGACGACACGTTACGCCCACTGTTCGGCGATCCTGGTCAGAGAAGGTGATGAGGTTTCCCGGGGACAGATTATCGCCAAGGTTGGCAGTACCGGCCGCAGCACCGGTTCCCACTTACATTTTGAGGTTCGAACCTATGGGGTTCCGCGAAATCCGATGAACTACCTGCGGTAG
- the rlmH gene encoding 23S rRNA (pseudouridine(1915)-N(3))-methyltransferase RlmH, with the protein MRVQIIAVGKLKEKYLHDGMAEYLKRLTPYARVEIIEVPDEKIPDRVSPAQEDQVREKEAERILKQIKPDSLVIPLAIAGRACTSEQFAHLLRDLEQRGHGEITFIIGGSLGLSPRVLARGHFLLSFSTMTFPHQLMRLILIEQIYRAFKIIRGEPYHR; encoded by the coding sequence ATGCGCGTGCAGATTATCGCGGTGGGTAAACTGAAAGAAAAATACCTGCATGATGGGATGGCTGAGTACCTGAAACGGCTGACCCCTTATGCCCGGGTGGAAATCATCGAGGTCCCCGATGAAAAAATCCCTGACCGGGTGTCACCCGCGCAGGAAGACCAGGTCCGCGAAAAGGAGGCGGAACGGATTCTAAAGCAGATTAAACCCGACAGCCTGGTTATCCCCCTGGCCATTGCCGGACGGGCCTGTACGTCCGAGCAGTTCGCCCATCTGCTCCGTGACCTGGAGCAGCGTGGCCACGGTGAAATCACCTTTATCATCGGCGGGAGCCTGGGCTTATCCCCGCGGGTCCTGGCCAGAGGCCATTTTCTCCTGTCTTTTTCTACGATGACTTTTCCCCACCAGTTGATGCGGCTGATCTTGATAGAACAGATTTATCGTGCGTTTAAGATAATCAGGGGGGAGCCGTATCACCGTTAA
- the murA gene encoding UDP-N-acetylglucosamine 1-carboxyvinyltransferase, translated as MDKIVVRGGQKLVGKVRISGAKNAALAIIAASVLAKGETILENIPRIQDVETLLNILTSLGAETVWLEPGTVAIRVPDNVMFITPYDQAKKLRASNLLLGSLVGRRGIAEISLPGGCNIGSRPMDLHIKGLQRLGVDVALEHGFIKARAGTLQGNKIYLDFPSVGATENIMMAASVVPGTTTVENVAKEPEVVDLANFLNAMGAKIRGAGTDIIKIEGVSELRGVRYAVIPDRIEAGTFMVAAAATGGQVCLENVIPTHLHPIIAKLRETGTTVIEKDESVEVIGPEEISAVDVKTLPYPGFPTDMQSQMMALLCRANGTSVIVENVFENRLQVADELKRMGARIKVEGHTAVVEGVPNLYGTCVKATDLRAGAALLIAGLVAEGETIVTQAQHISRGYENVVEKFSQLGALMRDVEE; from the coding sequence GTGGATAAAATCGTGGTCAGGGGTGGCCAGAAATTAGTCGGGAAAGTCAGAATTAGTGGGGCGAAGAACGCTGCCCTGGCGATCATCGCGGCCAGTGTTCTGGCTAAAGGGGAAACGATTCTGGAAAACATTCCGCGGATTCAGGACGTGGAAACATTATTAAATATCCTGACTTCACTAGGAGCGGAGACGGTCTGGTTAGAACCGGGAACCGTGGCGATTCGGGTCCCCGATAATGTTATGTTTATTACTCCTTATGACCAGGCCAAAAAGTTGCGAGCTTCAAACCTGTTGCTGGGATCGCTGGTTGGGCGACGAGGAATCGCCGAGATCAGCCTCCCCGGTGGTTGCAACATTGGCTCGCGACCGATGGATTTACACATAAAAGGGCTGCAGCGGCTCGGGGTAGATGTAGCGCTTGAGCACGGGTTTATTAAGGCCAGAGCGGGAACATTGCAGGGAAATAAGATCTATTTGGACTTCCCCAGCGTTGGCGCGACAGAAAACATTATGATGGCTGCTAGTGTTGTGCCGGGGACGACCACCGTGGAAAACGTGGCCAAGGAGCCGGAAGTGGTTGACCTGGCCAATTTCTTAAACGCGATGGGGGCCAAAATTCGCGGAGCAGGAACTGATATAATCAAGATTGAAGGGGTTAGTGAACTGCGTGGTGTGCGTTATGCGGTCATCCCGGACCGGATTGAGGCGGGTACCTTCATGGTAGCGGCTGCGGCGACCGGTGGACAGGTTTGTCTGGAGAACGTCATTCCTACCCACCTTCACCCCATTATCGCCAAGCTGCGCGAGACCGGCACCACCGTGATTGAAAAGGATGAAAGCGTAGAAGTAATTGGACCTGAAGAAATATCTGCCGTTGACGTGAAGACCCTGCCGTATCCGGGTTTCCCAACAGATATGCAGTCCCAGATGATGGCCCTGCTGTGTCGGGCCAACGGAACCAGTGTAATCGTGGAGAACGTTTTTGAGAACCGCCTCCAGGTTGCTGACGAACTGAAGCGAATGGGAGCCAGAATTAAAGTGGAAGGCCACACGGCGGTGGTGGAAGGGGTGCCGAATTTGTACGGTACCTGTGTCAAAGCTACGGATTTGCGAGCCGGTGCGGCTCTCCTGATCGCCGGCCTGGTGGCGGAAGGCGAAACTATTGTGACGCAGGCACAGCATATCTCCCGGGGCTACGAAAACGTGGTGGAAAAGTTCTCCCAATTGGGGGCATTGATGCGGGACGTAGAAGAATAA
- the trxB gene encoding thioredoxin-disulfide reductase, whose translation MEIYDVIIIGGGPAGLTAGLYTARAKLKTLLFERGLPGGQASTTDLIENYPGFPQGIAGPELMMNFQEQAMRFGMELKIDEVIGLEIGEPKKVKTVGGVFQARTIIIASGAKPRPLGVRGELEFWGRGVSYCATCDGAFFKSRNVVVVGGGDAALEEGLFLTKYANRVTLVHRRDQFRAARIIQERVFNNPKIDIRWDTVVEEIKGGDKVEKVVLRHVKTNQKEDFVTDGVFVFIGVDPNSDFLKDIVTLTPEGYVITNQNLETNVPGLFAAGDVRNKILRQVSTAVGDGALAAVSAERYLASLGI comes from the coding sequence ATGGAAATATATGATGTGATTATCATTGGCGGTGGTCCAGCCGGGCTAACGGCTGGACTCTACACCGCACGGGCCAAGCTGAAAACACTTCTTTTTGAGCGCGGATTGCCAGGTGGCCAGGCCAGCACTACCGATCTTATTGAAAACTACCCGGGCTTCCCACAGGGAATTGCCGGACCCGAGTTAATGATGAACTTTCAAGAGCAGGCTATGCGTTTTGGGATGGAGTTAAAGATTGACGAAGTTATTGGTCTGGAAATCGGCGAGCCTAAAAAAGTGAAAACGGTCGGCGGAGTCTTCCAGGCCCGAACGATTATTATTGCCAGCGGAGCTAAGCCGAGGCCGCTAGGCGTACGGGGGGAGCTAGAGTTTTGGGGTCGCGGTGTTTCCTACTGTGCTACCTGTGACGGCGCTTTCTTTAAAAGCCGGAACGTTGTTGTGGTGGGTGGTGGTGATGCGGCGTTAGAAGAAGGGCTCTTTTTAACCAAGTATGCCAATCGGGTAACGCTGGTACACCGACGTGACCAATTCCGGGCGGCCAGGATTATTCAGGAGCGGGTCTTCAACAACCCGAAAATTGATATCCGTTGGGATACCGTGGTGGAAGAGATTAAAGGTGGAGATAAGGTGGAGAAGGTTGTTCTCCGCCATGTCAAGACAAACCAAAAAGAAGATTTTGTGACCGATGGGGTGTTTGTTTTTATTGGGGTCGATCCTAACAGCGATTTTTTAAAGGATATCGTTACCCTAACCCCAGAAGGTTACGTTATTACGAACCAAAATTTAGAAACCAACGTGCCTGGACTATTTGCGGCTGGTGATGTCAGGAACAAAATTCTCCGTCAGGTGTCGACCGCGGTAGGGGACGGGGCTCTAGCGGCGGTATCGGCAGAAAGGTATCTGGCCAGTTTGGGGATTTAA
- a CDS encoding PDZ domain-containing protein, translated as MTILRDENGPARNRWWSYLAVGVLSAVLGGLLVAGLFWRTVGGIIPSPNLAPPVSPTAVQGADPVVDIAKNVSPAVVGISSQARVFGFFAGQGNERTGSGVIFDPSAGYIVTNNHVVEGASHFIVTLADGRQISGDLVGRDPRTDLAVLRIKADNLTGATFGDSDQVNVGELAVAIGNPMGMKFARSVTAGVISGLNRPLTTDEGYAFRLIQTDAAINPGNSGGALVNARGEVIGINTIKVTLPGFEGMGFAIPSNQVKKIINDLIQYGKVIRPGLGVIMQGEITPEVADYYDLSVDYGVLVRVVPGGPAQKAGLLNDDVIIAINDRVVKTASDLQDALLDYGIGDEVQVKVDRRIKTDKKTTDKQLVFKVKLAELTEAR; from the coding sequence ATGACAATTTTACGTGATGAAAACGGTCCCGCCAGAAACAGATGGTGGTCATACCTGGCGGTCGGGGTCCTGAGTGCCGTTCTGGGTGGTTTGCTGGTCGCCGGACTCTTCTGGCGCACGGTCGGTGGGATTATTCCCTCGCCCAATCTAGCCCCGCCCGTCTCCCCCACAGCTGTTCAAGGTGCGGATCCGGTCGTTGATATCGCCAAAAATGTTAGTCCTGCGGTGGTGGGGATTTCCAGTCAGGCGAGGGTCTTTGGTTTCTTCGCCGGTCAGGGTAATGAGCGGACCGGCTCGGGAGTAATCTTTGACCCGAGTGCGGGTTACATCGTGACCAACAACCACGTGGTTGAAGGCGCCTCGCACTTTATTGTTACTTTAGCTGACGGGCGGCAGATCAGTGGGGATCTGGTTGGGCGGGATCCCCGAACCGATCTGGCCGTGCTGCGCATAAAAGCCGACAACCTGACTGGGGCAACGTTCGGCGATTCCGACCAGGTTAATGTAGGCGAATTAGCGGTGGCCATTGGTAATCCCATGGGGATGAAATTTGCCCGTTCCGTCACGGCCGGGGTAATCAGCGGGCTGAACCGTCCCCTGACCACCGATGAAGGCTACGCTTTTCGTCTGATTCAAACCGATGCCGCGATTAACCCTGGCAACAGTGGCGGAGCTTTGGTTAATGCCCGCGGAGAAGTAATCGGAATCAATACCATTAAGGTGACTCTGCCGGGTTTTGAGGGTATGGGCTTCGCGATCCCGAGCAATCAGGTCAAAAAAATAATTAACGACCTGATTCAGTATGGGAAAGTAATTCGACCGGGCCTGGGAGTTATTATGCAGGGGGAGATCACCCCGGAGGTGGCGGATTATTACGATTTGTCGGTTGACTACGGTGTGCTGGTGAGAGTTGTACCGGGTGGGCCCGCTCAGAAAGCTGGCCTGCTCAACGATGATGTGATTATTGCCATTAACGATCGAGTGGTGAAGACGGCCAGTGACCTGCAGGATGCCTTGCTGGACTATGGCATTGGCGATGAGGTTCAGGTCAAAGTTGATCGGCGGATCAAAACAGATAAGAAGACGACCGACAAGCAGCTGGTTTTTAAGGTCAAACTGGCTGAACTGACGGAGGCCAGGTAA
- a CDS encoding DUF3800 domain-containing protein — MIYIFVDESEDESIFVVGGIATFDRNKLLDGIYETRRYIRNKKGLSEKQKSMLLNELKDYVLHSSYEEIKANFIKNIVYETPKKNSKGAELKIRDYLRAICVYYRKQCGEYFNQNRKEEVYIACLEKVIEVLEPFAASQDGIGLVYDIIYDEFGGADFERELRQHLQTRFPNIKIIVPGKSNEVKELQAADVCIGCMRRSLSNEDMDNFSKLKQFSLFAEVKVPYDFKK; from the coding sequence ATGATTTATATTTTTGTAGATGAGAGTGAGGATGAAAGCATATTTGTTGTTGGCGGGATCGCAACTTTTGATAGAAACAAGCTGTTGGATGGAATATACGAGACCAGAAGGTATATCAGAAACAAAAAAGGTTTGTCTGAAAAACAGAAATCTATGCTACTGAATGAGTTAAAAGACTATGTGCTCCACTCAAGCTATGAAGAAATTAAAGCAAATTTCATAAAGAATATTGTTTATGAAACACCAAAGAAAAATTCAAAAGGTGCAGAATTGAAGATAAGGGATTACTTGAGGGCTATATGTGTTTATTATCGTAAACAATGCGGCGAATATTTTAACCAGAATCGAAAAGAAGAAGTATATATTGCTTGTCTTGAAAAAGTTATTGAGGTGTTGGAACCTTTTGCTGCCAGCCAGGATGGGATCGGTTTAGTTTATGATATTATATATGATGAATTTGGTGGAGCAGATTTTGAAAGAGAACTGAGGCAGCATCTTCAAACCCGTTTTCCTAACATCAAGATAATTGTGCCTGGAAAATCCAACGAAGTAAAGGAGCTTCAAGCTGCTGATGTTTGTATTGGATGTATGCGGAGGAGCTTGAGCAATGAGGACATGGATAATTTTAGTAAATTAAAGCAATTTTCTTTATTTGCAGAAGTAAAAGTACCATACGATTTCAAAAAATAA
- the scfA gene encoding six-cysteine peptide SCIFF yields MEKKTVHIQPVVKFSLTETSKSGGCGECQTSCQSACKTSCTVGNQVCQNRN; encoded by the coding sequence ATGGAAAAGAAAACTGTCCACATTCAACCCGTAGTTAAGTTCTCGTTAACCGAAACCAGTAAATCCGGCGGTTGCGGTGAGTGTCAAACTTCCTGCCAATCAGCCTGCAAGACTTCTTGCACGGTCGGTAACCAGGTCTGCCAGAACCGAAACTAA
- a CDS encoding BON domain-containing protein has translation MHDQERKLKAAVERAIINSLQHSGEGIHVDVQGGLVRLSGVVDVLAEKRKVEEVVKQVAGVTAVDNSLTVSWDNPGSDRDLQQAVQERLEAVALNLHEIEVRVEDGVVYLYGHVESAAEEALAIQQSEQVPGVKAVFSQLAAGGGEDEVTITNAVELALSRTDTVPAHDVRTQIEHQPGK, from the coding sequence ATGCACGACCAGGAACGGAAACTGAAGGCAGCAGTTGAAAGAGCCATTATAAATAGTTTGCAGCACAGTGGCGAGGGCATCCATGTCGACGTGCAAGGGGGATTGGTTAGACTGTCGGGGGTGGTTGATGTTCTGGCGGAGAAAAGGAAGGTGGAGGAAGTTGTTAAACAGGTGGCCGGCGTAACTGCAGTCGATAACAGTCTGACCGTCAGTTGGGATAATCCCGGGAGCGATCGGGACCTGCAGCAAGCGGTTCAGGAACGTCTGGAAGCAGTAGCCCTCAATTTACATGAGATTGAGGTCAGGGTTGAGGACGGAGTAGTTTACTTATATGGTCATGTGGAATCAGCGGCAGAGGAAGCGCTGGCCATCCAACAAAGCGAGCAGGTGCCAGGAGTCAAAGCGGTTTTTAGCCAGTTGGCGGCCGGTGGTGGGGAAGACGAGGTCACGATCACCAATGCGGTTGAACTTGCCTTATCCAGAACAGATACGGTCCCGGCCCATGATGTTCGTACTCAGATTGAACACCAGCCCGGAAAATGA
- a CDS encoding adenylosuccinate synthase, whose protein sequence is MPAVVLIGAQWGDEGKGKITDFLAEQADLVVRYQGGSNAGHTVVVGDQEFRLHLVPSGILYAKTVCVIGNGVVVDPQLLIEEIDGLEARGVSVQNLLISGRAQILMPYHKRIDELEEERRGDYKIGTTKRGIGPAYMDKIGRVGLRMVDLMHKDVFASKLKRIVEEKNHLFKQVYGVPGFDYEQLLEDHLRYAERLRPHVTDTSVVIDHAIVAGKKVLFEGAQGTLLDIDHGTYPYVTSSHPIAGGACVGAGVGPTRISRVVGVAKAYTTRVGEGPFPTELFDELGNRIRQRGREYGTTTGRPRRCGWLDVVILRYAARVNGLDQIAITKLDVLDDLPHIKICTGYRYNGEVLRELPESLEALAGCEPIYETLEGWQQDITGVTRFEDLPVNAQRYLRRIEELTGTPISLVAVGPKRDQTIVRGEVY, encoded by the coding sequence GTGCCAGCAGTGGTCTTAATCGGAGCGCAGTGGGGAGATGAGGGTAAGGGTAAGATTACTGATTTCCTGGCGGAACAGGCAGACCTGGTTGTTCGTTATCAGGGCGGTAGTAACGCGGGTCACACCGTCGTGGTTGGTGATCAGGAATTTCGTCTTCACCTGGTTCCTTCCGGCATTTTGTATGCCAAAACAGTTTGTGTGATTGGTAACGGGGTTGTCGTAGACCCGCAGCTTTTAATTGAAGAAATTGATGGATTAGAGGCTAGAGGAGTCAGCGTGCAAAACCTGCTGATCAGCGGCCGGGCGCAAATCTTGATGCCTTACCATAAACGGATTGACGAACTTGAGGAGGAACGCCGCGGAGACTACAAGATTGGCACGACTAAACGGGGGATTGGGCCAGCCTACATGGATAAAATTGGCAGAGTTGGCTTGAGAATGGTTGATTTAATGCATAAGGATGTCTTCGCGTCCAAACTGAAGCGAATCGTGGAAGAAAAAAACCACCTGTTTAAACAGGTATACGGGGTACCGGGATTTGATTATGAGCAACTGCTAGAAGACCATCTGCGTTATGCCGAACGACTCCGTCCCCATGTAACTGATACCTCGGTGGTTATTGACCATGCCATTGTGGCCGGCAAAAAAGTCCTGTTTGAAGGGGCTCAGGGTACCTTGCTGGACATTGACCACGGAACCTATCCGTACGTGACCTCTTCGCATCCAATCGCGGGTGGCGCCTGTGTTGGTGCGGGGGTTGGACCTACCCGTATCAGCCGGGTGGTTGGGGTGGCCAAGGCCTATACCACCCGAGTAGGGGAGGGGCCCTTCCCGACCGAGTTGTTTGATGAGCTGGGCAACCGGATCCGCCAGCGCGGCCGTGAATATGGGACTACAACCGGTCGACCCCGCCGGTGCGGCTGGCTTGATGTAGTCATTCTGCGCTACGCTGCCCGGGTTAACGGGCTTGACCAGATTGCCATCACGAAATTGGACGTCCTTGATGACCTGCCGCACATCAAAATTTGTACGGGTTACCGGTACAACGGCGAAGTCTTGCGCGAACTGCCGGAGAGCCTGGAGGCCCTGGCCGGTTGTGAACCTATTTATGAGACCCTGGAAGGGTGGCAGCAGGACATTACCGGGGTGACCCGGTTCGAAGATCTGCCGGTAAATGCCCAGAGGTACCTGCGGCGAATTGAGGAATTGACCGGAACGCCGATTAGTCTGGTGGCGGTGGGACCCAAACGTGACCAGACGATCGTCCGGGGTGAGGTATACTAA